From Rhodohalobacter mucosus:
CAATACCAAAGATGAATCTTCTGCGTGATTTAATTAATTGCCGTTCAATAAATTCCTGAAACTTGTTTTCTTTTAGAAGTTGATGATCTTTATAGAGAAAAAAAGGACTTATATCTTCAAACTGCTCTTCAAAGAAATTTTTTATTAAATCGTTAGAGATCATCGAAAATGGTTTTTTCGGTTGCCGGCCCGCGGATTAATATTTTTATTTAAGCAGTAAAATCATTTTCTGCAAACAAATTTTCATCAGCACTGGTCCTCGTTCCACTTAACATGGTTTGCCATACCGCGTATATGTTTAGCCATAAAAAGACCATACCATTCCAATTGCAGTCAGGAAAAAATTGGCAAAGTTGTGAGCAAGAATAGGGGTAAATAAAGATTTCGTTTGGTCAAAGGCTATTGCGTAGAAAATACCAAGAACAAATGCCTGAATTAATTGAACTGGAGAAATCCAGGAAATCTGCAGTGTAAAAGGGACTAACCCGATGTGTGCAACTGTAAATAGAAGGGTTGCCGCGGCCCCTGCATGTGAAATTTCCAAACCAGAGTAGCTCCGGCTCCCGGGAATCGCTTGATAAAGAATCACCATTACCAATCCCCTGAACAGAGGCTCTTCAGCGGTTCCTGAAAGAAGAGCCTTGAAGGCTAGCTCACCGGCTATGTTGGCAGCTGTTAAGGGTGAGGTCCACTCAGGTGCAGGAGAGATCCAAATAAGAATAAGGTGGCCGAAAATTATAAAACCGCTGAAATAGGCCAGAAATGATTTGAGCAGAGCTACACTTTTTTCACGCTTTTTCATATTAAAACCAAGCTCCCGGAAACCTATGGAGAGAAAGAAAGCACAGAGAAGGGTCAGAACCAGTTGAAGAGAGTGGTGTATAATTGGCCACAGGAAAGCACTATGCGGCCCTAAATGACTAAAGCGGGCGAATAAGTGATCTGTACCCAGGGTTGAAAGCTGGGGAATCAAATATACCAGGGCAATACATACGCCAACACCTGATAGAGGATGTTTTATTTTTATCATCGGCCAGAACGTTTAACGACATTCCGCATATGCTGCATGCAGGTCAATGTTGATTTAAAACATAATGTACTACAGAAATTAAAAAACCAACATACAGCAGGGTAGGGCGGGGTACGTTCCGCTCAATATGCTGGTGGGACATGATTACTGAGACACTTGCAATTTATCCGTTAATATCGACCTGATTAAAAATCATATACAATATTGCACTACAGGGTGAAACTCTCCGATCAAATAGAACGTTTTTTGAGACGATGTTACTGACTCAAACATAAAAAAAAGAGGTAGATATGAGATTAAAAAGGAGCAAAATAGCTGGATTGGGAATAAGCATTTTAATGATGCTGATTGCGATGTCGTCTGAAAGTCGTGCCCAGTCCATCAATGAAGTCATTGAGCAGTTCGATCTATCGCCTCAGATGATTAGCTACCACCCGGAAGGAGAGTGGATAATGTCAACACGATCAGATGGTGATAATCCCTATTTGCTTCTCAGGATCGAAGGTGAAGAGGCGTCTGCAACAGAGATTGACACACTGGACTATGGCTATTACCTGAATGTTTCCAGGCTATCCAACGATGGTGATCAGCTTTTGTACGGTTTCCTGGATACATTGGGAACGGATTCCCAAAGGAGAACCTATCTGCGGACATATGAGAATGGTACATTTGGTGAGCCGGTGGACTTTCGCGAGAAAACCGGGCTGAACGCGCTCACATACTTTATGATTGATGAACCCGGCAATGTTTATTTTTACACGTATGCCATGGACCCCAAAGGAATCTACAAAATCGAAAAAGATGCAGAGGGCTATGGCGAACCGGAGTTGCTCATTGCAAACAGGCCGAACTTTGTACCTTTTTCCCCGCTATTGATCGATGAGAATACCATGTTGCTGGCTCAGCATGGTCAGGGGGATAATAGCGTAAATGGTATTTATGTGAGCAAAAAAGAGGATAATCATTGGTCAACACCAAAAAAACTTGAAGGCTTGCCCTATGGATGGAGCCTTGGATTTGGCAAGGATGACAACGTCATTTATCTGATTGCAGAAACGAGGAAGGTGAAGCAAATTCCTCTGGCAGAGATAAGGGAACGAGTGAACATGGTTCTGGATGAATAATTTGGAGAAACGGCCTTGCGGTTAACGGGCGGGACGGACCATCTTAACAGATTATTCCCCAACGCATCACCAACCCGCTGAAACGCATGTTAGCAGGCTGAACACCTTTTACGCGCCCAGATGTTTCAGCAGCTCGTAAACCAAAAATGCGGGCCACACCAAAGACTTTAAAAATCCCAAAACACCTCCCCAAAAACCGGCAGCATGACTTATGTAATATACCAATGCTCCGATCCATCCCAGCCCATAGATACCGCCCGATACACCCTGGTTCGATTTATTCTTCTTTTTATCTTCCATTGCGGTTATACCCTCCATTCTGTTTAGTTGATAAGTCGATTAACAGTTTCGCATTAAAAGCGGATTTGCCATTTACCGCAAATAAAGTCAAGAAAACTCCGGATTACTACAAGTATTGAAGTATGTGATGAGGGAAAGCCGGTAAAATCCGTATGATACTCTTAGCTAAGAGTAATGCTTGTTATACGGCGTCCCTTCTGTAGAAGTCAGTTAGTGTATTCCAGCAATCCTGCCTACTATCGCAAGGAGATCAATTATGAAATGGGCAAGAATTAAAAGCGTAAGGTTTCTGGACTTATAATAGTACCAAGTGAATATCCATCCAACGAAGAAGAGCATAACGGCATTTTCAAAGCCGTCCTTCAAATGGTAAAGAGAGAAAGCCGTATGGGGGAGCACGAGCGCGAACAACGGATTCTTGAAGTGGGTAAGCAATCGTTCCATTGCGTATCCGCGGTATATTATTTCCTCAGCAAAGCTGGCGGTTATGAGTGCAAAAGGGGCAAACCAAAGGAAAAAATGCTCTGGCAATTCGCCAGTTGCCGCCTGCCCGGCCGGAAGCGAGATATTGGGAAACCATGGGCTTACAACAAGTCGCCAAGCGATCATCCCGATAAAGAAAAAGCCAACGAGCCCAAACGCTGTGTACAGCGTCTCAAATGAAAATGGCTTGAAGCCCATTGACGCAATGTGTTTGCGTTCCCCGAACAGGACAACGATGATCAAGGAGATTGCAAATCCCCAATCGACCAACTGAGAGGCAACGTTCCTCGCGACGATATTGCTTGGCAGCAAATTGCCGGCAATCGATGGAATCCAAAATAGGGTGGTCAGGGCAAGCGAGATGGTCAGCCCTATGGCAAGCGGAACCCATGGCTCCTTTGTAGTGCTTGGGGATTGTTCGGCTTCGTCGCTCGTTTTCACCTGATTATCCAATGGCCTTCCTGATATGAGTCTGGTCAACAGTACTACCGTGCAAGGGGGTATAACGTCTCTTGGCTTGTGCTGCCAGCCTGAAAATTTTAAAGTCTACTTCGAAGCTTTAACTGGTCAGTACGAAGCCATTGTTATACCGTAAGCTATTTTCTCGACTTCCAATACTTTGGCCTTCTACTCAAATGCATCACAGCATTAATTGTGATCATTTTATTTGAGAACTCATAGATGAGGCCATATGGAAATCTGTTTAATAAAATCCTTCGGTCCTCTTTCGTAATTAATGAACCTGTTTTTGGGTGAGTAAGTATAAGTGAAATAGCAGCTTCGACTTCATCAAGAAATTCTCCGCCTAGCCCCTCAGACTTATCTTCATAATATTCAATAGAACTGGTTAACTCTTTGGCCGCTTCCGGGTGATATTGAAAAGTCACTTTTTAAGGATTTTTCTGGCCTCTTTATGAACTTCCTCTCCCAACAGAGGAGATACCTTGCCTGATTTGATTTCTTCTTTTCTGCGAGTTACTTCATCAATCCATGACTGCTCAATATCTGAATCGATCTCTTCATCCAAACTCTTGATAAGCCTCTTGGCAAGTTCCGCCCGTCGCTTTTTGTCCAGTTCGAGCGCTGAATGCTCTATCTCTTTAAAATCAGTGATCATAACTTTCAAAATTGAGTTTATATGCCAATCTATTGAAAAACAAATTAATCTGATAATTATTAATCAGCCACTATTAGCCTTTTAAGATAAATCACCAAAATTTCCAGTTTCCAATCTCTTCTTTAAGCCAAACGATAAAGTTGTCTCCGACAATCCAACCAAGAATTGAACATACACCCAAGAAAGCGAGAAAGAATGCATTGTTAAACAAAAGGATGACAGATCCTGATCCGGTAAAAAAATAGAACACCTGAACAAGCACAGTTCCTAGAAGGATTGCATATAGTGCATTCAAAAATCTCGAAAAGATCGAAGTTTCAGCAACCAAGGAGTTTTCATCAATTTTTAGTTCTGAATGATTTCCTTTTCTAGAGGCCATAGTTGTAGATGATTAAATAGGTTATTACGGTATAACATATAGTTCTACAATTCTGAATAATAGTATAAACTGGTTAAATAAAATACCTGTTGGTTAGATAAAAGGGTCAAATAAAAGGGTTAGATATACTTTTTATGTTGTCCTGAGCAGAAGCGGGTGCATGAGGATTCGTTCAAGGTCAGCCAAACAATACTCCTGATCGACAGGGGACAGGTGAGAGGGAAGTGCCATCAGGAATTTCGATGTAATTCAGAGGCTTGCTCCTCAATCGTACGGTTTTGAGCAAAAAATAATCGACTAAAAATGTCTCTCTGATGCAATCACAAAAAAAAGGAGAAGCACGTAATAGTTCATGCTTCTCCTTGCTGATTAAAGTAAGTATAACCGATTAGTTATCAATCGGCGGAGCACTGGCGGCTTCGAGTGCCCGCTCAAGGGCCGGCATTTCGGAGGACAGGTAGTCGTCCAGCTCACGGCGGATGGCCTCCAGTTCGGATATTCCCGCTTCAAGGGTTCGCTCGTGCGTAGCGGTTGGGCCGTAGGTTGTGCCCAGTGCACGGAATCCGACAAACATGCGCGAACGCGGTGTCGGCGGCTCTTTTTCACCGATCTGGCCTTTGGCATCGCTGCCGTTCATCGCCTTGTCAAATTCCAGAAGCCTCATCCGGGTATTATTGAGACGCTCCATTAATTCCGGATCTTCATTATCTGCTCTGAGTAAAGCGGCACGCATGGCACCTATTCTTTCCTGCGCATCCTCCAGACGGTTCGAAACGGCCGAAAGGTCCCGCTGAAACGCAATCAGGTTCTCCATGAAATCTTCCCGCACCTCATCCGGTTTACGATCGAGTGCACCTTCACGCAGCGGCACCACATCGAATGAAATCTCCTCGGAGAGCTCCTGAACCTCCCCGTCTTTTACCAGCGACATGCTTGCATAGTAGGTACCCGGTGCTGCGGGAAATGAATTGCTGAAACCATCATCGGCATCCGTTGTTTCCGGATCGATCAGGCCTTTGTTGGCGTGACGAAGTTCCCAGTTTACGCGGTGGAACCCTTCACGTGCAGGCCCTTTCACACGGTTCACTACGCTGTACCCTTCATCCTTTATTGTGATCATGATGTAGGGAGCCTCTTCGGCGATTTCCGCATCCAGAGCATCCCAGCCGGGGAAGGGTACGTCTTCATCGGCTTCCAGTTCACGTTCGCGCCGCTGCCGTTCCTGCTCCTGCGTCAGATGGCTCTCCTTCAGGTAATATGTGAAAACGGCTCCAAAGGGCGGGTTATCGGCCACGTACTGGTCATCGCCCTGGGAGTCCACCTCATTACGTGGCACATACCAGAACGCATCGCGGGTTGGGAAAAGCACGCCGTCCTCATTGAGTGTTTCCTCGCTGACTTCCCGTAGCGGGGAGTAATCGTCGAGGATAAAAAAGCCGCGCCCGAACGAAGCGGCAACCAAATCTTCATGTTCCCTCTGAATGGTGATATCCCGGAAGGAGATCGTCGGGGCACCGCCTTTCAGCTGAATCCACTCCTCGCCGCCGTCCACTGTAAAAAAGACGCCGAATTCGGTGGCTGCAAACATCAGCTCCGGTTTAACGTGATCCTGAACCACTCTCCAGACCAGGTGCCGTTCCGGCAGGTCTTCTGAGATGAGCTCCCATGATTCTCCGCGGTCGGTGCTCTTGATGATGTACGGCTTATAGTCACCGTATTTGTGGTTGTCGAGGGCCACATATACGGTATTCGGGTCAAACAGGTCGGCCTTGATGTCGTTTACAAAGGGCATGGAGGGGAGGCCGCGGATCTCGCCCAGCTCTATTCGCCGCCAGTTTTCGCCGCCGTCTTCGGTTACCTGCAGCAGCCCATCATCGGTACCGGCGTAGATCAGCCCTTCCTGCAGCGGCGATTCGGCCAGTGACGTAATGGTGTTGTAGGTCGACATGGCGCTGATATCCCAGGGGTTGTCCCAGCTTTGCTGCTTGCCCATGATGGGAAGCGTGATACGCTCCTGGTTGCGTGTCAGGTCGCCCGATACCGGTGTCCA
This genomic window contains:
- a CDS encoding CPBP family intramembrane glutamic endopeptidase, translating into MIKIKHPLSGVGVCIALVYLIPQLSTLGTDHLFARFSHLGPHSAFLWPIIHHSLQLVLTLLCAFFLSIGFRELGFNMKKREKSVALLKSFLAYFSGFIIFGHLILIWISPAPEWTSPLTAANIAGELAFKALLSGTAEEPLFRGLVMVILYQAIPGSRSYSGLEISHAGAAATLLFTVAHIGLVPFTLQISWISPVQLIQAFVLGIFYAIAFDQTKSLFTPILAHNFANFFLTAIGMVWSFYG
- a CDS encoding CPBP family intramembrane glutamic endopeptidase; amino-acid sequence: MDNQVKTSDEAEQSPSTTKEPWVPLAIGLTISLALTTLFWIPSIAGNLLPSNIVARNVASQLVDWGFAISLIIVVLFGERKHIASMGFKPFSFETLYTAFGLVGFFFIGMIAWRLVVSPWFPNISLPAGQAATGELPEHFFLWFAPFALITASFAEEIIYRGYAMERLLTHFKNPLFALVLPHTAFSLYHLKDGFENAVMLFFVGWIFTWYYYKSRNLTLLILAHFIIDLLAIVGRIAGIH
- a CDS encoding type II toxin-antitoxin system RelE/ParE family toxin, producing MTFQYHPEAAKELTSSIEYYEDKSEGLGGEFLDEVEAAISLILTHPKTGSLITKEDRRILLNRFPYGLIYEFSNKMITINAVMHLSRRPKYWKSRK
- a CDS encoding addiction module protein, with protein sequence MITDFKEIEHSALELDKKRRAELAKRLIKSLDEEIDSDIEQSWIDEVTRRKEEIKSGKVSPLLGEEVHKEARKILKK
- a CDS encoding WD40/YVTN/BNR-like repeat-containing protein, translated to MILKPKHLFFIFLSFILWLPAGLFGQVSVSDVSYNALELRNIGPAFNGGRIADIDIHPDDESVWYVAVGSGNVWKTVNAGTTWDPIFDNQGSYSIGSITIDPNNPNTIWVGTGEDIGGRHVGYGDGIYKSTDGGRSWSNMGLENSEHLSTIIVHPENSDVVWVAAEGPLWSSGGQRGLYKTTDGGATWENKLSVNEWTGVTDILIDPRNPDVLYAATWQRHRTVAAYMGGGPGTGIHKSTDGGETWTELKRGLPSSNMGKIGLAISPQNPDIVYAAIELDRRTGGVYMSADRGESWRKMSDAVSGGTGPHYYQELYASPHNFGQIILVSNYTLISDDHGANFRFINNTNKHVDDHAIAFKESDPDYIMIGSDGGIYQSFDFMETWDFISNMPLMQYYKLSVDDAKPFYNVYGGTQDNGSNGGPSRTDSDGIRNRDFFKILGADGHDSATEPGNPNIVYGEFQQGALHRVDRITGESVFIQPQPAEGEGHERFNWDAPIEVSPHSPTRIYFASYRVWRTDDRGNSWTPVSGDLTRNQERITLPIMGKQQSWDNPWDISAMSTYNTITSLAESPLQEGLIYAGTDDGLLQVTEDGGENWRRIELGEIRGLPSMPFVNDIKADLFDPNTVYVALDNHKYGDYKPYIIKSTDRGESWELISEDLPERHLVWRVVQDHVKPELMFAATEFGVFFTVDGGEEWIQLKGGAPTISFRDITIQREHEDLVAASFGRGFFILDDYSPLREVSEETLNEDGVLFPTRDAFWYVPRNEVDSQGDDQYVADNPPFGAVFTYYLKESHLTQEQERQRRERELEADEDVPFPGWDALDAEIAEEAPYIMITIKDEGYSVVNRVKGPAREGFHRVNWELRHANKGLIDPETTDADDGFSNSFPAAPGTYYASMSLVKDGEVQELSEEISFDVVPLREGALDRKPDEVREDFMENLIAFQRDLSAVSNRLEDAQERIGAMRAALLRADNEDPELMERLNNTRMRLLEFDKAMNGSDAKGQIGEKEPPTPRSRMFVGFRALGTTYGPTATHERTLEAGISELEAIRRELDDYLSSEMPALERALEAASAPPIDN